A single region of the Mercenaria mercenaria strain notata chromosome 6, MADL_Memer_1, whole genome shotgun sequence genome encodes:
- the LOC123548827 gene encoding cleavage and polyadenylation specificity factor subunit 5-like, translating into MASHGRTTGWPKRERRDSFPAGQNQAPESNRMINLYPLTNYTFGTKDPLYEKDASVPARFSRMREEFEKFGMRRSVEGVLIVHEHGLPHVLLLQLGTTFFKLPGGELRNKEDQIEGLKRLLTETLGRQDGAPMEWTVEETIGNWWRPNFEPPQYPYIPAHITRPKEHKKLYLVQLPEKALFAVPRNYKLVAAPLFELYDNSSGYGPIISSLPQALSRFDFNYN; encoded by the exons ATGGCGTCCCACGGCAGAACGACCGGTTGGCCGAAAAGAGAAAGGAGAGATTCCTTTCCCGCTGGTCAAAATCAAGCACCAGAATCAAATAGAATGATTAATTT ATATCCTCTCACAAACTACACATTTGGAACAAAAGATCCCTTGTATGAAAAAGATGCCTCAGTCCCTGCACGATTTTCTCGAATGCGTGAGGAATTTGAAAAGTTTGGAATGCGTAGATCAGTCGAGGGTGTTCTGATTGTTCATGAGCACGGCTTGCCACATGTTCTGCTGTTACAGCTTGGAACTACTTTCTTTAAATT GCCAGGGGGCGAATTGCGGAACAAAGAGGACCAAATTGAAGGCCTGAAGAGATTGCTAACAGAG ACATTAGGTCGACAGGATGGAGCCCCTATGGAATGGACAGTAGAGGAGACCATTGGTAATTGGTGGAGACCTAATTTTGAACCCCCACAG tatccATATATCCCAGCTCACATCACACGAccaaaagaacataaaaaacTCTACCTAGTGCAATTACCTGAGAAAG CATTATTTGCAGTCCCCAGAAACTACAAGTTAGTAGCAGCACCGTTATTTGAGTTGTACGATAATTCCTCAGGATACGGACCAATAATCTCAAGTTTACCACAGGCCCTTAGCAG